A stretch of Myroides oncorhynchi DNA encodes these proteins:
- a CDS encoding outer membrane beta-barrel family protein, producing the protein MVRILILWSILLLGVVVNAQTIDTTIKGKVVDSKQELLAFVTVVAKDADGKVIQSVYTDEEGNYVIEPNVLISQVEFSYVGFQSKVIGIGGDSSKVVLAEDNAVLDEVVITAKRPTIKREIDRLVFNVQDTSLATTNAWDILKQTPGVTSIGDNLSIRGSQSILVTINDRKVMLTGEQLKEMLESTDGTQVEAVEVITNPPAKYDAQGGAVLNIKLKKNVSLGYKGSITDRFKQTTYAYNTLSTQHTYSGEKINLSGSYSFGKGETVRYNEDNVIYENGDRWSSVMTRKNKMRGRHSFQSEMDVKVDSTLTLTVGGNGYINTKTKGDYVIPTLIYTKDNVVESNYTTFNQKRANMDTYTGYFMLDKKFSKEKKLLWSSYFTYDNQKDNQDVLTELNFKDQVPTERFFATKDKSRTRLAVSGIDYSIDKETTKWELGGKYSIVKALYSLDFFENKDEGYNKDKSNDYEYQEINWAGYTSLTKQWDKWQVKAGLRGEYTGIQTNSGGVGSNKQSYFKLFPTAYVKYDLTDDHHLSFSYGKRIDRPSYSWMNPAKSYYNLFSYFQGDPDLKPTISHNFSLGYDYKEWSIEAMYKREINPSMEISYQEEATNTLVYHYTNIDKRQQVGIVLNTPYKVGEWLLLNSYLTAGYQEDYYYGVDKKLYKNDVVGIYGRLFASVDLHKKSNWKVMMTYSYSSPSVQGTFRISSYQRTDFIMSREFLKNKLSANLYVYNIFGSDRQIISTNYANQNNYFKDYSDTQGFAISLKYNLGNQKVKYSSKEIDMQEKDRL; encoded by the coding sequence ATGGTACGTATACTTATTTTATGGAGCATATTATTGTTGGGTGTTGTCGTAAACGCTCAAACAATCGATACTACAATTAAAGGAAAGGTAGTGGATAGTAAACAAGAGTTATTGGCTTTTGTAACAGTGGTAGCAAAGGATGCAGATGGCAAAGTGATTCAATCTGTTTATACTGATGAAGAAGGTAATTATGTAATAGAACCTAATGTGTTGATTAGCCAAGTAGAGTTTAGTTATGTTGGTTTTCAATCCAAAGTAATAGGTATAGGTGGTGATTCATCTAAAGTAGTGTTGGCAGAAGATAATGCGGTATTAGACGAAGTGGTTATCACCGCTAAACGTCCAACGATAAAGAGAGAGATAGACCGACTAGTATTTAATGTACAAGATACATCATTAGCTACTACGAATGCTTGGGATATTCTGAAACAAACACCTGGAGTTACTTCTATAGGGGATAATCTTAGTATTAGAGGTAGTCAGAGTATATTAGTAACCATTAATGATAGAAAGGTAATGTTGACAGGAGAGCAGTTAAAGGAGATGCTTGAATCTACAGATGGTACACAGGTAGAGGCTGTAGAAGTTATCACGAACCCTCCTGCGAAGTATGATGCTCAGGGGGGAGCAGTATTAAATATTAAACTAAAGAAGAATGTCAGCTTAGGGTATAAAGGGAGTATTACAGATCGCTTTAAACAAACTACCTATGCGTATAATACGCTGAGTACACAACATACATATTCAGGTGAGAAGATTAACCTATCAGGGAGTTATTCTTTTGGTAAGGGAGAAACAGTAAGATATAATGAGGACAATGTAATCTATGAGAATGGGGATAGATGGAGTAGTGTGATGACTCGTAAAAATAAAATGAGAGGTCGTCATAGCTTTCAGTCAGAGATGGACGTGAAGGTGGATAGTACATTGACTTTAACCGTTGGTGGTAATGGATATATCAATACCAAAACTAAAGGAGATTATGTTATTCCTACGCTAATCTATACTAAAGATAATGTAGTAGAGTCTAACTATACAACCTTTAATCAGAAGCGCGCTAATATGGATACGTACACAGGCTATTTTATGTTAGACAAGAAGTTTAGTAAAGAAAAGAAGTTATTATGGTCATCTTACTTTACGTATGACAATCAAAAAGACAACCAAGATGTACTAACTGAGCTTAACTTTAAAGATCAAGTACCTACTGAACGCTTTTTTGCAACGAAAGACAAATCACGTACACGATTAGCAGTGTCAGGTATTGACTATTCTATTGATAAAGAAACAACCAAATGGGAATTAGGAGGAAAGTATAGTATCGTGAAAGCATTATATTCCTTAGATTTCTTTGAAAATAAAGATGAAGGATATAATAAAGACAAGAGTAATGACTATGAGTACCAAGAGATTAATTGGGCAGGGTATACCTCACTTACTAAACAGTGGGATAAATGGCAAGTAAAAGCAGGATTGAGAGGAGAGTACACAGGTATACAGACTAATAGCGGTGGGGTAGGGAGTAATAAACAGTCTTACTTTAAGTTATTCCCTACAGCTTATGTGAAGTATGATCTAACAGACGATCATCACTTGAGTTTTTCGTATGGAAAGCGTATTGACAGACCTTCATATTCTTGGATGAATCCTGCGAAGAGTTACTATAATCTGTTTTCATACTTTCAAGGAGATCCAGATTTAAAACCAACTATTAGTCATAATTTTAGTTTGGGATATGATTATAAAGAATGGAGTATTGAAGCTATGTATAAGAGAGAAATTAATCCTTCTATGGAAATATCTTATCAAGAGGAGGCTACGAATACACTAGTATATCACTATACAAATATTGATAAGAGACAGCAAGTAGGAATTGTATTGAATACACCATATAAAGTAGGAGAATGGTTATTACTAAATAGTTATCTAACAGCGGGATATCAAGAGGACTATTATTATGGTGTAGATAAGAAGTTATATAAGAATGATGTAGTGGGTATATATGGCCGATTATTTGCTTCAGTAGATTTACACAAGAAGAGTAATTGGAAAGTAATGATGACTTATTCTTATTCATCGCCAAGCGTACAAGGTACCTTTAGAATAAGTAGTTACCAACGTACAGATTTTATTATGAGTAGGGAGTTCTTAAAGAATAAACTATCTGCTAACCTATATGTATATAACATATTCGGTAGCGATAGACAGATTATCAGTACAAACTATGCGAATCAAAATAACTACTTTAAAGACTATAGCGATACACAAGGCTTTGCTATTTCATTAAAGTATAATTTAGGAAATCAAAAGGTGAAGTACAGCTCTAAAGAGATAGATATGCAGGAGAAAGATAGGCTTTAG
- a CDS encoding sensor histidine kinase — translation MKKLKSKYYFIIFCLFYLLLIGVMGAYIYHAFQLKCKEIVSVVNTKIDNLEDSGILNKYTIKKENEQYRMLLEIIHGEKTLDEFKEFNQNILKSREEHFSHIIDSLFVNEKYEVAVRYDMSQLKLHNPKKDLLDRPITLLQTSRKVDKSYKTNTSNWEVQESSERTDVREEQKEYKHHFSLYQNQYIDIKNIISIALLSLLPLLVLTAVVAISLLIVYYITYRTIKQKENEVINLYNMVDNVSHEFKLPIATLKYGCKNLSKEYDSPTVQLLLRQVDRLDRLQNSLAPVFSEGHETYKKEEALRMIEDLQNLYPEVYLSIEWNTKEEITLPKTKIETVILNLLENSIKYGGTEIKCIISSETHHYIMTVIDDGMGIAKDKQKDIFKKFYRIQEGNIHNTQGLGIGLYQVQQIIKSLNGNININSKLQVGTTFKITIPYV, via the coding sequence ATGAAAAAACTAAAATCTAAATATTACTTTATCATCTTCTGTCTCTTCTATTTACTACTGATAGGAGTAATGGGAGCATACATATACCATGCTTTTCAACTAAAATGCAAAGAGATTGTGTCTGTTGTAAATACCAAAATAGACAATCTAGAAGACTCTGGAATATTAAATAAATACACAATAAAGAAAGAGAATGAGCAATATCGAATGCTATTAGAAATAATACATGGAGAAAAGACATTAGATGAGTTTAAAGAATTTAATCAGAATATACTAAAATCAAGAGAAGAACATTTTAGCCACATCATAGATAGTTTATTTGTTAATGAAAAGTACGAAGTAGCAGTGAGGTATGATATGTCTCAATTAAAGTTACATAACCCAAAAAAAGATTTATTAGATAGGCCAATAACCTTACTTCAAACTTCTCGTAAAGTAGATAAATCATATAAAACCAATACTTCTAATTGGGAAGTACAAGAAAGTAGTGAACGAACTGATGTAAGAGAGGAACAAAAAGAGTATAAACATCACTTCTCTCTCTATCAAAATCAATATATTGATATCAAAAATATCATAAGCATTGCTCTTCTATCACTATTACCTTTACTTGTTTTGACTGCTGTAGTAGCCATATCGCTACTTATAGTGTATTATATCACCTATCGCACGATTAAACAAAAAGAAAATGAAGTCATTAATCTCTACAATATGGTAGACAACGTCTCTCACGAATTTAAACTACCAATAGCAACACTCAAATATGGATGTAAGAATCTATCAAAAGAATATGACTCTCCTACTGTACAGCTATTACTGCGTCAAGTAGATCGATTAGATAGACTACAGAATAGCCTAGCTCCTGTGTTCTCTGAAGGACATGAAACCTATAAAAAAGAAGAAGCTTTAAGAATGATAGAGGATTTACAAAACCTTTATCCTGAAGTATACTTGTCTATAGAATGGAACACTAAAGAAGAAATCACTCTTCCTAAAACTAAAATAGAAACTGTAATTCTTAACCTATTAGAAAACAGTATTAAATATGGAGGTACAGAGATCAAATGTATCATTTCATCAGAAACTCATCATTACATTATGACAGTTATAGACGATGGAATGGGAATAGCTAAAGATAAACAGAAAGACATATTCAAGAAATTCTATAGAATACAAGAAGGGAATATCCATAATACACAAGGGTTAGGAATCGGCTTATACCAAGTACAACAAATAATAAAATCCCTTAACGGAAATATTAATATAAATAGCAAACTACAAGTAGGAACTACTTTTAAAATCACAATACCTTATGTATAA
- a CDS encoding response regulator transcription factor, with translation MYKLLLVEDDIDYGTVIQQYLGICGFDVKWFITPEEVVEAIKQEHFDLAILDIMLPQKDGFTLSKEINTVLPTLPFLFLTAKNQNIDRLMGLKLGADDYISKTCDPEELKLRIENILKRTASPKTEQYLLGSYTFNPIQLKLVHPTEIIRLTERERDLLLLLIASNGKIISREEILQKLWPSADYFNGRSLDVFVTRLRKYFQHDDTISIASLRGIGFEINLSLK, from the coding sequence ATGTATAAATTGTTATTAGTAGAAGACGATATTGATTATGGTACTGTGATCCAACAGTACTTAGGTATCTGTGGTTTTGACGTGAAGTGGTTCATTACTCCAGAAGAAGTTGTGGAGGCTATAAAACAAGAGCACTTTGACTTAGCAATATTAGATATTATGCTCCCACAGAAAGATGGTTTTACATTATCTAAAGAGATTAATACGGTATTACCTACCTTGCCTTTCTTATTCTTAACAGCAAAGAACCAAAATATAGACCGCCTAATGGGGTTAAAGCTTGGTGCTGATGATTATATATCTAAAACGTGTGATCCTGAAGAACTAAAGCTTCGCATAGAAAATATCTTAAAGCGAACTGCAAGCCCGAAGACAGAGCAATATCTGTTAGGAAGTTATACCTTTAATCCTATACAGCTAAAACTGGTTCATCCTACTGAGATTATTAGATTGACAGAGCGAGAAAGAGATTTGTTATTACTACTAATTGCTTCTAATGGAAAGATTATCTCTCGTGAAGAGATCCTACAGAAGTTATGGCCTTCGGCAGATTACTTTAATGGGCGTAGCTTAGATGTATTCGTTACTCGCCTGAGAAAATACTTCCAACACGATGATACCATTAGTATAGCAAGTCTAAGAGGTATCGGTTTTGAGATTAATCTATCCCTTAAATAA
- a CDS encoding helix-turn-helix domain-containing protein — protein sequence MDARCYYYGLNRMKSKRAKRLLLDHKWYVGEVSEHLGYKNPQHFTVAFKKYYGVLPSLFKG from the coding sequence ATGGACGCACGATGTTATTACTATGGATTAAATAGAATGAAGAGTAAAAGGGCAAAGAGGTTATTACTTGACCACAAATGGTATGTAGGGGAAGTGTCAGAGCACTTGGGATATAAGAATCCACAGCACTTCACAGTAGCGTTTAAGAAATACTACGGTGTACTACCCAGCTTATTTAAGGGATAG
- a CDS encoding tetratricopeptide repeat protein gives MHRLQVRLYIRDNYFKGVFVILLFFTQQIYAQYLDKEYAFETLELSCPIDDTDMLDLFKTGLEALNSPKYYNIAGKVFFNIIQRDNTLCDAYFFTGVALTKQDKHEAAVTYYYYADSLSSKSNSVFKEELAEAALRVNNIGLARKKYEELIKDFPNDPDGYYGIGLTATTIGDVVNGLQKLSIAEELYIAEKTWTSQREQEVYLMKGILFIADTQYVAGLEYLDKCFHTFHKLDDYNANYALACFELFKDAKEESYKLKAIEALSRIKDKNKLNEAFLKRFQDLKIKEAM, from the coding sequence ATGCATCGCCTACAAGTGAGATTGTATATCAGAGATAATTACTTTAAAGGAGTATTTGTAATATTGCTTTTTTTTACACAGCAGATTTATGCACAATATCTAGATAAAGAGTATGCTTTTGAGACATTAGAGTTAAGTTGTCCTATTGATGATACAGATATGTTGGATTTATTTAAAACAGGCTTAGAAGCTCTTAATTCACCTAAGTATTATAATATAGCTGGTAAAGTATTTTTTAATATAATCCAAAGAGATAACACATTATGTGATGCTTATTTTTTCACAGGAGTGGCGTTGACAAAACAAGATAAACATGAGGCTGCTGTAACGTATTATTACTACGCGGATAGTTTATCAAGTAAGAGTAATTCAGTATTTAAGGAGGAATTAGCAGAAGCGGCATTACGAGTTAATAATATTGGATTAGCAAGGAAGAAGTATGAAGAGTTAATCAAAGACTTTCCAAATGACCCAGATGGATACTATGGCATTGGATTGACAGCTACGACTATTGGTGATGTCGTGAATGGTTTACAGAAATTGAGTATAGCAGAAGAGTTATATATCGCTGAAAAAACTTGGACTTCACAACGGGAGCAAGAAGTATATCTAATGAAAGGAATTCTATTTATCGCAGATACACAGTATGTCGCAGGCTTAGAATATCTAGATAAATGTTTCCATACTTTTCATAAGTTAGATGATTATAATGCCAACTATGCTTTAGCATGTTTTGAGTTATTTAAAGATGCAAAAGAGGAAAGTTATAAACTAAAAGCAATAGAAGCACTTAGTAGAATCAAAGATAAAAATAAATTAAATGAAGCGTTCTTAAAACGCTTTCAAGACTTAAAAATAAAAGAGGCAATGTAA
- the def gene encoding peptide deformylase — protein sequence MNTYSKLSDIENQFIQQSNVDISMHVYQVDNLLEKQVLKQRCEEVLPTDENLKYLIARMYKTVKHDEKPGVGIAAPQVGINRRVFLVQRMDKKDEPFEFFINPEIIWYSKILRRGDEGCLSIAETYGEVHRSLAIHITYYDLSGEHFQEVVEGFTAVIMQHEFDHLEGVLFTDRILEQENNQYYNASPTSEIVYQR from the coding sequence ATGAATACCTACAGTAAGTTAAGCGATATTGAAAACCAATTTATACAACAGAGCAATGTAGACATATCTATGCATGTTTATCAAGTTGATAATCTTTTAGAGAAGCAAGTCCTTAAACAGCGTTGTGAAGAAGTCCTTCCGACAGATGAGAATCTGAAGTATTTAATCGCACGTATGTATAAAACAGTAAAGCATGATGAGAAACCAGGCGTTGGTATTGCGGCACCACAAGTAGGTATCAATAGAAGAGTTTTCTTAGTACAACGTATGGATAAAAAGGACGAACCATTTGAGTTCTTTATTAATCCTGAGATTATATGGTATTCTAAAATCTTACGTAGGGGGGATGAGGGATGTCTGTCTATTGCTGAAACGTATGGAGAAGTACATAGAAGTTTAGCTATACATATAACCTATTATGATTTGAGTGGTGAACATTTCCAGGAAGTAGTAGAGGGGTTTACAGCTGTGATTATGCAACATGAGTTTGATCACTTAGAAGGAGTACTGTTTACGGATCGTATATTAGAACAAGAGAATAATCAATATTATAATGCATCGCCTACAAGTGAGATTGTATATCAGAGATAA
- a CDS encoding AsmA-like C-terminal region-containing protein, with the protein MKESIKGEVDFDDINLSFYKKFPLLTATIYKPSVEGVQVDSLLVNKLFEAESINLGVDIMALMDGKLSFNKIYINNPLVYVNVNEGGSANYDIFVPSNEKEETDESLELKIEELHIEKAEIIYNDLASKLSFVASGFDYLGQGKMSDDVFDLISKASISSFDFNFDGVHYVKEKPILAKLETKVDTKSLTFVFAKNDVRIKGLPVDFKGHFGFVENGYDMLFDVKTENATLEQLLSIIPPEYQYWLDDTRLAGDVDGMFHLEGKYVIVENLAPSVSLSLKVKNGFIQNKQVAKPLENLNLDFSYTLPRLDIYKGIVDVKQLSFDLDGKHSDLNFNVEGLEAIKAKGIINANLNLDLFQKAIGIDGFAMKGELALNGTFNGMYSKGVVERRTLRKVYRDSTITSIPTFDLKGSLKNGYFKLAQLPKALEDINFNFDLVAKDSNYKNTSVRISDVSLVAMDNHIKGNLYLKNLHDYYIEGDIDAKVDLENIKEFIPVEDIVLRGLIDAKGSIKGTYEPKRKLFPIIDSEIKFVNGYIQFKRIPDLPIENIQIHTIINSKRGSLNDLTIKVLPIDFKIAGEPFQLAASLYNLNNLNYNVKSKGTLNIGNLYKLFKVDGIDVKGRLLTSLFLSGLQSDAVTGNFDKLKNGGRFEVDNITVTMEMFPKPLHIKKGVFSFYKEKMKFEKFEATYGSSKFSMNGYLTNVIGYMLKGDTLKGSFDLQSPYMNVDEFMMFANNKTSKTTTANTANAGVIQLPKDVNITFNALADKIKYTEYNLENFTGNLVVDKGGIDLKDTKFNLIGTNVVMNGTYKPTGYRSAEFSYNLKASEFDIQRAYKEITLFREMVSMAKDAYGTVALDYSLKGKLNSSMFPVMRSLEGQGTLSLANISFKGFKLLGAIADKTDAKSLEKGTLSDVNIKSSIKDNVMTIERTKMKMAGFRPRFEGQVSLDGDLNIGFRLGLPPMGIIGIPMRITGNAEDFNIKLGRYKASEVFGQGGDDDDDEEEGSDVKSINDSIPPAPVLPEVVKQDSIAPKKV; encoded by the coding sequence ATGAAGGAGTCAATTAAAGGTGAAGTTGACTTTGATGACATTAATTTGTCTTTTTACAAAAAATTCCCTTTATTGACCGCAACTATATATAAGCCGAGTGTAGAAGGCGTTCAAGTAGATTCATTACTTGTAAATAAACTTTTTGAAGCAGAGTCTATTAATTTGGGAGTTGATATTATGGCTTTAATGGATGGCAAGCTTTCTTTTAATAAAATATATATAAATAATCCCTTAGTTTATGTGAATGTAAATGAGGGAGGTAGTGCTAACTATGATATTTTTGTACCCTCTAATGAAAAAGAAGAGACTGATGAAAGTCTTGAATTGAAGATAGAAGAACTTCATATTGAGAAAGCTGAGATTATTTATAATGATTTAGCTAGTAAATTAAGTTTTGTGGCTTCTGGTTTTGATTACCTTGGACAAGGTAAGATGAGTGATGACGTATTTGATTTAATTAGTAAGGCTAGTATCTCTTCTTTTGACTTTAATTTTGATGGAGTTCATTATGTAAAAGAGAAACCTATATTAGCTAAATTAGAGACTAAAGTGGATACAAAATCCTTGACATTTGTGTTTGCTAAGAATGATGTTCGTATTAAAGGATTACCTGTTGATTTTAAGGGACATTTTGGTTTTGTCGAGAACGGCTATGATATGTTATTTGATGTAAAGACTGAAAATGCAACTCTAGAGCAATTGCTTTCTATAATACCTCCTGAATATCAATATTGGTTAGATGATACTAGGTTGGCTGGTGACGTAGATGGTATGTTTCATTTAGAGGGGAAGTATGTCATTGTGGAGAATTTAGCTCCGAGTGTGAGTTTATCGTTAAAAGTTAAGAATGGTTTTATACAGAATAAACAAGTTGCTAAGCCCCTTGAAAATTTGAATTTAGACTTCTCATATACTTTACCTCGTTTAGATATTTACAAGGGTATTGTTGATGTAAAACAATTATCATTTGATTTAGATGGAAAGCATAGTGATTTGAATTTTAATGTAGAAGGTTTAGAAGCAATTAAGGCGAAGGGAATAATTAACGCTAACTTGAATCTTGATTTATTTCAAAAAGCTATAGGTATTGATGGATTCGCTATGAAAGGTGAATTAGCATTAAATGGTACTTTTAATGGAATGTATTCTAAGGGGGTAGTGGAACGTAGAACATTGCGCAAAGTATATCGTGATAGTACTATTACTAGTATTCCTACCTTTGATTTGAAGGGTTCTCTTAAGAATGGGTATTTTAAACTTGCTCAGTTGCCAAAAGCTCTAGAAGACATTAACTTCAATTTCGATTTAGTAGCTAAGGATTCTAATTATAAGAATACATCAGTGCGTATATCAGATGTGTCTCTTGTTGCAATGGATAATCATATTAAAGGTAATCTATATTTAAAAAATCTTCACGATTATTATATTGAAGGGGATATAGATGCTAAAGTAGACCTGGAGAATATTAAAGAATTCATTCCGGTTGAAGATATTGTTTTAAGAGGTCTTATAGATGCTAAAGGTAGTATAAAAGGGACATATGAACCTAAACGAAAACTGTTTCCTATCATAGACTCAGAGATTAAGTTTGTCAACGGATATATCCAATTCAAACGTATACCTGATCTACCAATCGAGAATATTCAAATACATACAATTATCAATAGTAAGAGAGGTTCGTTAAATGATCTAACAATTAAAGTACTTCCCATTGATTTTAAAATTGCAGGTGAACCGTTTCAGTTAGCAGCAAGTTTGTATAATTTGAACAACTTAAATTATAACGTCAAATCAAAAGGGACATTAAATATTGGAAATCTTTATAAGCTATTTAAAGTTGATGGTATAGACGTAAAAGGTAGATTACTTACGAGCTTATTCTTAAGTGGACTGCAAAGTGATGCTGTGACTGGTAATTTTGATAAGTTGAAGAATGGTGGACGTTTTGAGGTAGATAATATTACGGTAACTATGGAAATGTTTCCTAAACCTTTACACATTAAGAAGGGAGTGTTTTCTTTTTACAAGGAGAAGATGAAGTTCGAGAAGTTTGAAGCGACCTATGGTAGCTCTAAATTTTCAATGAATGGTTATTTGACTAATGTGATTGGTTATATGCTGAAAGGTGATACATTAAAGGGAAGTTTTGATTTGCAATCTCCTTATATGAATGTAGATGAATTTATGATGTTTGCCAATAACAAGACGAGTAAAACTACCACAGCTAATACAGCAAATGCTGGTGTAATTCAATTACCTAAAGATGTAAATATTACGTTCAATGCATTAGCAGATAAGATTAAATATACTGAGTATAATTTAGAAAACTTCACTGGTAATCTAGTTGTAGATAAGGGAGGAATAGATCTAAAAGACACTAAGTTTAATCTGATAGGAACTAATGTGGTTATGAATGGAACATATAAACCAACGGGTTACAGAAGTGCAGAGTTTAGTTATAATCTAAAAGCATCAGAGTTTGATATTCAAAGGGCATATAAAGAGATTACTCTATTTAGAGAAATGGTTTCTATGGCTAAGGATGCCTACGGTACAGTGGCATTAGATTATAGTTTAAAAGGAAAGTTAAACAGTAGTATGTTTCCTGTTATGAGAAGTTTAGAAGGACAAGGTACATTGTCTCTAGCAAATATTAGCTTTAAAGGATTCAAACTTTTAGGTGCTATTGCAGATAAAACAGATGCTAAGTCTTTAGAGAAAGGTACACTATCAGATGTAAATATTAAGTCTAGTATAAAAGACAATGTAATGACCATCGAACGTACTAAAATGAAGATGGCAGGGTTCCGCCCTCGTTTTGAAGGACAGGTGAGTTTAGATGGTGATTTAAACATAGGGTTTAGACTAGGATTACCTCCTATGGGAATTATTGGTATACCGATGAGAATTACAGGTAATGCAGAAGATTTTAATATTAAATTAGGTAGGTATAAAGCAAGTGAAGTTTTTGGTCAAGGTGGAGATGACGATGATGATGAGGAAGAAGGATCAGATGTTAAATCTATAAATGATTCCATACCTCCAGCACCAGTATTACCAGAAGTTGTAAAGCAAGATTCAATTGCTCCTAAAAAAGTATAA